The Algoriphagus sanaruensis genome window below encodes:
- a CDS encoding DUF819 domain-containing protein translates to MTFSQEPLFIAGTLCIAVFFANWLTRFPWGKTVGTPIWVIAICALFSNLGLIPSAMDGNPVYDGIFLYLAPLGIFIALLEVDLKSVRKAGLPLLGMFLLGSLATVIGVVVSWWLVNPAVQIGDLAPAVAGMFTGTYIGGSINFNAIALHYEVNQSGNLYAAATVIDNLIGTPWIIATLILPNYLQKLFPRKKLASALSGERVQGMEYVSISSLASLLALGLLGITISKVLVAWFPQVPEIIFLTTLALILAQFPSVQQLVGKHTIGFFMILLFLAAVGTLCDFGALAQTGELAGTLLLFVGLLVLIHGLVLFGVGALLKMDWDVIAVASQANVGGNTTAIAAAESLNRPDLLIPGVLVGSLGNALGTYVGFAVAGML, encoded by the coding sequence ATGACTTTCTCCCAAGAGCCACTCTTTATTGCAGGAACCCTATGTATTGCTGTATTTTTTGCCAACTGGCTGACTCGTTTTCCTTGGGGAAAAACAGTCGGTACTCCGATTTGGGTGATCGCCATTTGTGCCTTGTTTTCCAATCTGGGGCTTATTCCGAGTGCTATGGATGGGAATCCAGTCTATGATGGGATTTTTCTGTATTTGGCCCCACTAGGGATATTCATTGCACTTTTAGAAGTGGATTTGAAAAGCGTCCGAAAGGCCGGCTTGCCACTTTTAGGGATGTTTTTACTTGGATCTTTGGCCACTGTGATTGGCGTGGTTGTTTCTTGGTGGCTGGTCAATCCTGCTGTGCAAATTGGTGATCTTGCTCCCGCAGTCGCAGGCATGTTCACCGGCACCTATATTGGCGGTTCGATCAACTTTAACGCGATCGCGCTTCACTACGAAGTCAATCAAAGTGGTAACCTTTATGCTGCGGCCACAGTAATTGATAATCTGATTGGTACACCTTGGATCATCGCGACCCTCATCTTACCCAACTATTTGCAGAAGCTTTTCCCTAGGAAAAAACTTGCTTCAGCACTTTCTGGAGAAAGGGTGCAAGGCATGGAATATGTGTCCATTTCTTCATTAGCCTCACTTTTAGCCTTAGGGCTGTTGGGGATTACAATAAGTAAGGTTTTGGTGGCCTGGTTTCCCCAAGTTCCCGAGATTATCTTTCTCACCACGCTGGCGTTGATCTTGGCACAGTTTCCTTCAGTACAGCAATTGGTTGGAAAGCATACCATAGGATTTTTTATGATACTCCTGTTTTTGGCGGCAGTGGGTACACTTTGTGATTTTGGGGCTTTGGCTCAAACTGGTGAATTGGCGGGTACTTTACTGCTTTTTGTAGGACTTCTGGTATTGATTCACGGATTGGTTTTGTTTGGTGTAGGAGCTTTGTTGAAGATGGATTGGGATGTGATTGCGGTAGCATCTCAGGCCAATGTGGGTGGAAATACGACCGCTATTGCTGCGGCTGAAAGTCTAAACCGACCCGATTTATTGATTCCGGGAGTATTGGTAGGGAGTTTGGGAAATGCGCTAGGAACGTATGTGGGATTTGCTGTGGCAGGAATGCTTTAA
- a CDS encoding DegT/DnrJ/EryC1/StrS family aminotransferase: MNIPFLDLGRLEESLKSRLKSKFSEVLETGVFSGGKEVQVLEESISNFLNSKYSNPCANGTDALELALRALGIGPEDEVIVPAMTWVSTAEAVVLVGAKPVFWDTDQQGLIREDWDKAISSKTKAIIPVHLYGKMVGMASLMEKAKKLKIAVIEDAAQAFGAFQNGKAAGTWGEVGCLSFYPTKNLGALGEAGMCLTQNSEIAKNIRLLLNHGQPVRDQHELVGRNSRIDTLQAAFLNVMLEDFDENQKRRKAIAKKYLEAFDGIAELILPKGILAEDHNAHLFVIQADRRDELRSFLEANGVGTAVHYPMILPDMKSYASAGDFFNARILAKNGLSLPLNPYLSENEVSQIVDLVLKFFR; encoded by the coding sequence ATGAACATACCCTTTCTTGATCTAGGCCGATTGGAAGAAAGCCTAAAATCACGGTTAAAATCGAAGTTTTCGGAGGTTTTGGAGACTGGAGTTTTTTCCGGTGGGAAGGAGGTTCAAGTCTTGGAAGAGTCCATTTCTAATTTTCTTAATTCAAAGTATTCCAACCCCTGTGCCAATGGAACCGATGCCCTAGAGTTAGCTCTTCGAGCATTGGGAATAGGGCCTGAAGATGAAGTGATTGTTCCGGCAATGACTTGGGTTTCTACTGCAGAAGCGGTGGTATTGGTGGGAGCTAAGCCTGTTTTTTGGGATACTGATCAGCAAGGTTTGATTCGAGAAGATTGGGATAAAGCCATTTCTTCTAAAACCAAAGCGATAATTCCAGTTCACCTTTATGGGAAAATGGTGGGAATGGCGTCACTGATGGAAAAAGCGAAAAAGCTAAAGATTGCAGTAATTGAAGACGCCGCACAGGCATTTGGCGCTTTTCAAAATGGAAAAGCAGCCGGGACTTGGGGAGAAGTGGGTTGCCTGAGTTTTTACCCAACCAAAAATCTTGGAGCTTTGGGAGAAGCAGGAATGTGTTTGACCCAGAATTCTGAAATTGCTAAAAATATCAGATTGCTTCTCAATCACGGTCAGCCTGTTCGAGACCAGCATGAGCTTGTTGGCAGAAATAGTCGGATTGATACCTTGCAGGCTGCTTTTTTGAATGTAATGCTGGAGGATTTTGACGAGAATCAGAAACGGCGAAAAGCCATTGCCAAAAAATACCTCGAGGCTTTTGACGGTATTGCAGAGTTAATTTTACCGAAAGGAATTTTAGCTGAAGATCACAATGCCCATTTGTTTGTGATTCAGGCGGATCGGAGAGATGAGTTGCGATCATTTTTGGAAGCAAATGGAGTAGGGACTGCGGTTCATTATCCGATGATCCTTCCCGACATGAAGTCCTATGCAAGCGCTGGAGATTTTTTCAATGCAAGGATATTGGCAAAAAATGGTTTATCCCTTCCCTTAAACCCATATTTGAGCGAAAATGAAGTTTCTCAGATAGTGGATTTGGTCTTGAAATTTTTCAGGTAA
- a CDS encoding glycosyltransferase family 4 protein, producing MTRRVLIVTYYWPPSGGSGVQRWLKFAKYLPETDWEPVIFTPENPDFDLKDESLEKEVPQQLEVIKFPIWEPYQLFSKVKGKTKTHPGRLLEQKEKGFLEKAAIWARANLLIPDPRVFWIKPSVKFLTDLAKSGQFQAIITTGPPHSMHLIGRELKRKTGLPWIADFRDPWSQWEFLDTLPMTSWVRKKHIQLEQTVLREANAILTISPTFQKDLEKIANRRINLLTNGFDPADIPAGFSPKEKEPGKLHLVYSGIIDAIRNPIPLMEALKAEFGQSEIQIDWTFVGKVSEQVKEYVRQDEWLSKRIHFAGYVSHREVFDFYANADVLVLILTDTKNAQGNIPGKLFEYLATGVPVLALGDPEGDSARILKEAEAGQVIRHGNQMGIQAQLRALVSTEKSTVNLESLAQFSRKNLTHQLARILDEHTLS from the coding sequence ATGACCCGACGCGTACTCATTGTTACTTATTACTGGCCACCAAGTGGGGGGTCGGGTGTACAGCGTTGGTTGAAGTTTGCTAAATATCTGCCTGAAACGGATTGGGAACCGGTCATTTTTACGCCCGAAAACCCAGACTTTGATCTGAAAGATGAAAGTTTAGAAAAGGAGGTTCCCCAGCAATTGGAGGTTATTAAATTTCCGATTTGGGAACCCTATCAGCTTTTTTCCAAGGTGAAAGGAAAGACCAAAACTCACCCTGGACGTCTTTTGGAACAAAAAGAAAAAGGATTTCTAGAAAAAGCAGCCATCTGGGCAAGAGCAAACTTATTGATTCCAGACCCGAGAGTTTTTTGGATAAAGCCATCAGTAAAGTTTCTTACTGACTTAGCCAAAAGCGGTCAATTTCAGGCCATCATCACCACTGGTCCTCCGCATAGTATGCATTTGATCGGGAGAGAATTGAAGCGAAAAACAGGTTTGCCATGGATCGCTGACTTTCGAGACCCTTGGTCTCAGTGGGAATTTTTGGATACTCTTCCCATGACTTCATGGGTTCGTAAAAAACATATTCAACTCGAGCAAACGGTGCTTCGAGAGGCCAATGCAATCCTTACCATTTCGCCTACTTTTCAAAAAGATCTTGAGAAAATCGCCAATCGACGGATTAATCTGTTGACCAATGGCTTTGATCCAGCAGACATTCCAGCTGGTTTTTCTCCAAAAGAAAAGGAGCCTGGGAAACTCCATTTGGTCTATTCAGGGATCATCGATGCCATTCGCAATCCAATTCCGCTGATGGAGGCGCTGAAAGCAGAGTTTGGACAATCCGAAATTCAGATTGATTGGACATTTGTCGGAAAAGTAAGTGAGCAAGTGAAAGAATATGTGAGGCAAGATGAATGGTTGTCCAAACGGATTCACTTTGCTGGGTATGTTTCGCACCGAGAAGTATTTGATTTTTATGCCAATGCTGATGTCCTGGTTTTGATCCTGACCGATACCAAAAATGCCCAAGGCAATATTCCGGGGAAGCTATTTGAATATTTGGCCACTGGAGTTCCGGTGTTGGCTTTGGGTGATCCTGAGGGAGATTCGGCTCGGATTTTAAAGGAAGCCGAAGCTGGTCAGGTAATTCGCCATGGAAATCAAATGGGCATTCAAGCCCAACTTCGAGCACTTGTTTCCACAGAAAAAAGTACTGTAAACCTCGAAAGCTTGGCGCAATTCTCTCGTAAAAATCTAACCCATCAATTAGCCAGAATTCTCGATGAACATACCCTTTCTTGA
- a CDS encoding NADP-dependent isocitrate dehydrogenase: MSSKRKITVANGDGIGPEIMKATLAILDAAGAQLEYDVIEIGEKVYLKGISSGMEPKAIDSLRETKVFLKSPITTPQGGGFKSLNVTTRKSFGLYANVRPCKAYSPFIKTHFPKTDLVIIRENEEDLYAGIEHRQTQEVYQTLKLISQPGSEKIIRYAFEYAKKYGRKKVTCMTKDNIMKLADGLFHKTFDEIAKEYPDIQTDHKIIDIGTALIAERPEIFDVIVTLNLYGDIISDVAAQVTGSVGLGGSANVGEEVAMFEAIHGSAPDIAGMDMANPSGLLNGAIMMLVHIGQPEIAEKISNAWMKTLEDGIHTGDIYQEGLSAKKVGTHEFAQAVIERLGQLPVKMAPASFDKEDTKPMNVKLAGKPKAAKELTGVDVFIDWDEDGRDPNVIGEKLRQANANGLQLYLITNRGVKVFPEGLKETFCTDHWRCRFKTADGSAISHTDVLNLLGQIRDLGFDFIKTEHLYTFDGVRGYSLAQGE, from the coding sequence ATGTCCTCCAAAAGAAAAATTACTGTCGCAAATGGCGATGGCATCGGTCCCGAGATCATGAAAGCAACACTTGCCATTTTGGATGCTGCAGGTGCACAGCTGGAATATGATGTGATCGAAATCGGTGAAAAGGTATATCTGAAAGGAATCAGCTCAGGTATGGAACCTAAAGCGATCGATTCACTTCGAGAAACCAAAGTATTTTTGAAATCACCGATTACTACTCCTCAAGGGGGAGGGTTTAAGTCTCTCAATGTAACTACCCGAAAGTCTTTCGGACTTTATGCTAATGTGAGACCTTGTAAGGCTTATTCGCCTTTTATTAAGACACATTTCCCAAAAACAGACTTGGTGATCATCCGCGAAAATGAGGAGGATCTATATGCTGGGATTGAGCATAGACAAACACAGGAAGTTTACCAGACCTTAAAGCTGATTTCTCAGCCAGGTTCGGAAAAAATCATCCGATATGCTTTTGAATATGCGAAGAAATACGGTCGCAAGAAGGTAACTTGTATGACGAAGGATAACATCATGAAGCTGGCAGATGGTCTTTTTCACAAGACTTTCGACGAAATCGCAAAAGAATATCCAGACATCCAAACAGATCATAAAATCATCGATATCGGTACAGCTTTGATCGCGGAGCGACCTGAGATTTTTGACGTGATTGTTACACTAAACTTATATGGTGACATCATTTCTGATGTGGCAGCACAGGTGACTGGTTCTGTAGGATTGGGTGGCTCTGCCAACGTTGGAGAAGAAGTAGCAATGTTTGAAGCGATCCATGGTTCTGCACCTGATATTGCGGGTATGGATATGGCGAATCCTTCAGGTCTGTTGAATGGAGCAATCATGATGTTGGTTCACATCGGCCAGCCTGAGATTGCTGAGAAAATCTCCAATGCATGGATGAAGACCTTGGAAGACGGAATCCACACTGGAGACATTTATCAGGAAGGGCTTTCTGCCAAAAAGGTGGGTACTCATGAGTTTGCGCAAGCAGTTATTGAGCGATTGGGACAGCTTCCGGTGAAAATGGCCCCTGCCTCTTTTGATAAGGAAGATACCAAACCCATGAATGTCAAACTCGCTGGTAAACCAAAAGCAGCGAAGGAATTGACTGGTGTGGATGTATTTATTGACTGGGATGAGGATGGAAGAGATCCAAATGTGATTGGTGAGAAATTGAGACAAGCCAATGCAAATGGTTTACAGTTGTATTTGATCACCAATCGTGGGGTGAAAGTATTCCCAGAAGGATTGAAAGAAACCTTCTGTACTGACCACTGGAGATGCCGATTCAAAACCGCTGATGGCTCTGCAATTTCGCATACTGATGTCCTCAATTTGCTTGGTCAAATCCGCGATTTGGGATTTGATTTTATCAAAACAGAGCACTTGTACACCTTTGACGGTGTGAGAGGCTATTCATTAGCACAAGGAGAATAA
- a CDS encoding enoyl-CoA hydratase/isomerase family protein — protein MAEFVNILAEEKSGVLYLTINREDKMNALNMNTLEEIKAVFEEVIDNKSIKAVILTGAGEKAFVAGADISEIAELNEVNARKFAENGQEIFAMIENCHKPVIAVTNGYTLGGGCELAMACHMRIATSNAKFGQPEVNLGIIPGYGGTQRLTQLIGRGKANELMMTGDMIGAEEAKSLGLVNHVVETKADGLAKAEEIVAKIMSKAPLAIGMIVDCVNAAFLPEENGYQTEANSFARCVKSGDYKEGTSAFLEKRKPIFKGE, from the coding sequence ATGGCAGAATTTGTAAACATCCTTGCTGAAGAAAAAAGTGGCGTTTTGTATCTAACGATCAACCGAGAAGACAAAATGAACGCCCTGAATATGAATACGCTAGAGGAAATCAAAGCGGTATTCGAGGAAGTCATCGATAACAAATCCATCAAGGCTGTAATCCTGACGGGAGCTGGAGAAAAGGCCTTCGTAGCAGGAGCCGATATCAGCGAAATAGCAGAACTCAACGAGGTAAATGCTCGAAAATTTGCAGAAAATGGTCAGGAGATTTTTGCCATGATTGAAAATTGCCACAAGCCCGTCATCGCTGTTACCAATGGCTACACGCTCGGCGGCGGCTGTGAATTGGCGATGGCTTGCCACATGCGAATCGCTACTTCCAATGCAAAGTTTGGGCAACCAGAAGTGAATTTGGGGATTATTCCTGGCTACGGAGGAACGCAGCGATTGACCCAACTGATCGGAAGAGGAAAAGCCAATGAGCTCATGATGACCGGAGATATGATTGGCGCAGAAGAAGCGAAATCCTTAGGCTTGGTCAATCATGTGGTAGAAACAAAGGCTGATGGTCTTGCAAAAGCAGAAGAAATCGTAGCTAAAATAATGAGCAAAGCGCCACTGGCAATTGGAATGATTGTCGACTGCGTGAATGCTGCATTTCTCCCCGAAGAAAATGGCTATCAAACTGAAGCCAATAGCTTTGCCAGATGTGTCAAATCAGGAGATTACAAAGAAGGCACCTCTGCTTTTCTAGAGAAAAGAAAACCCATTTTCAAAGGCGAATAA
- a CDS encoding lipopolysaccharide biosynthesis protein has product MSNLKKLAGQTAVYGLSSILGRSINFLLIIVYTAYLNKADLGAFTGIYALIGFLNIVFTYGMETSFFRFSTGKNLPTQQVYANTQSLLILSSLVLGTGIYLLAPWIAETMEYPNQAYLFRWTALILVFDAILAIPFAKLRLENKALTFAGAKLLNISLNVFFNILLIVWIPSWISQGLIEDGFLGYQSNWGVEYILLANLLANGLIIPWVWAKAGFFKFSLEKSVLLPMWKYSLPLLFMGLAGVTNELLSRLLFEYLLPENFYPGLSSREASGIFGANFKLAILMNLVIQAFKYAAEPFFFKQSSDKNSPELYAKVMHYFILFCALLMVAISVNLSWIGPIFLQGSGYEAAFSIVPILLMGYLLLGIYFNLSIWFKITDHTKYSFWITLLGAVVSILVIVGLVPSLGYLGAALSSLACYLVMSVTCYVLGQSYFPIPYQTGKDIFYLFIAFGLSYLGFYLEFDEAIWSFLAKNLLVAMFLGMIIILEKKQLNQLRKRI; this is encoded by the coding sequence ATGAGCAATCTAAAAAAACTAGCTGGCCAAACTGCGGTCTACGGACTCAGCAGTATTTTGGGCAGATCCATTAATTTTTTATTGATCATTGTCTACACGGCATATTTAAACAAAGCCGATTTAGGAGCTTTTACCGGAATCTATGCTTTAATCGGATTTCTTAATATCGTCTTCACCTATGGCATGGAGACCTCATTTTTCCGATTTTCAACAGGCAAAAACCTTCCTACCCAACAAGTCTACGCCAATACACAATCCTTATTAATTCTCTCCTCCTTAGTATTAGGAACAGGAATATACCTCTTAGCTCCTTGGATCGCAGAGACCATGGAATACCCAAATCAAGCCTACCTTTTTAGATGGACTGCCTTGATTCTGGTTTTTGATGCAATTTTGGCAATCCCATTTGCTAAACTCCGATTGGAAAACAAGGCACTGACTTTTGCTGGGGCCAAGCTGCTCAATATTTCACTGAACGTCTTCTTCAATATTTTATTGATCGTCTGGATTCCTAGCTGGATTAGTCAAGGATTAATTGAAGATGGCTTTTTGGGATACCAATCGAATTGGGGTGTTGAATACATCCTCTTGGCCAACTTGCTGGCCAATGGTTTAATCATCCCCTGGGTTTGGGCAAAGGCAGGCTTTTTCAAATTTTCATTAGAAAAAAGTGTGCTGCTCCCCATGTGGAAGTATTCCCTACCGCTTCTATTTATGGGATTGGCGGGAGTTACCAATGAGTTACTTTCCCGTCTCTTATTTGAATATTTATTGCCCGAAAATTTCTATCCCGGATTGAGTTCGCGGGAAGCAAGCGGGATTTTTGGAGCCAATTTCAAATTGGCGATTTTGATGAACTTGGTGATTCAAGCCTTCAAATACGCCGCAGAACCCTTTTTCTTCAAGCAATCTTCTGACAAAAATTCGCCTGAGCTCTACGCCAAAGTGATGCATTATTTTATCTTATTCTGCGCTCTCTTAATGGTGGCTATTTCGGTGAACTTATCTTGGATTGGGCCGATTTTCTTGCAAGGAAGTGGCTATGAAGCCGCATTTTCAATTGTCCCGATTCTTTTGATGGGATACCTTTTATTAGGTATCTATTTCAACTTGTCCATCTGGTTTAAGATCACTGATCACACCAAATATAGCTTTTGGATCACCTTGCTTGGAGCAGTAGTCAGTATTCTTGTGATCGTTGGACTAGTTCCTAGTTTGGGCTACCTAGGAGCGGCCTTGAGTTCTTTAGCTTGCTATTTGGTCATGTCGGTAACCTGTTATGTTTTGGGACAGAGCTACTTCCCTATCCCCTACCAAACCGGGAAAGACATTTTCTATCTTTTTATTGCTTTTGGTTTAAGCTACCTTGGTTTTTACTTAGAGTTTGACGAGGCAATTTGGAGTTTCTTGGCCAAGAATCTATTGGTGGCAATGTTTTTGGGGATGATAATCATCCTAGAAAAAAAGCAATTGAATCAGCTCCGAAAGCGAATCTAA
- a CDS encoding tetratricopeptide repeat protein → MKRYLLLLFIGLMILNPGFSWSQTKLSKKESKQKEALSRSSRYFIEGEKSLVLGDLDKAFFYLQKAEDIYPNQPAVSYKIAEVLVRSNQAEKALPYAEKAALADPQNKYYALMVAEIYTNLKQPLKAAEILERLTAETEENQQYNLDLASIYLNAGEFDKALVVLDRAEEYYGIRDQFTIQKQRIYLRKNNLQAAITEGEKLIEAFPGNPNYVLNLVEILYNNAKVDDALTLVLGEIKKYPNQPELQMAAYTLLKEKGQVARAQTFLFSAFANSDLDPEVKARTYSSTLNEFKSAERELLLDKMQEILLQVNGENAAVLAAIGQRFEKDQNLPLAIEFYKKSLQIDPKNASLLEQVILNSFGEGANLNQLETYTQLAVDEYPGVAEFWFYDGVVKSGLKKDSTALVSLKKSLELNAGKNTQLEQVAFSSLGNSLYNLGEKDSAFVYFDKALALNPNDEQVLNNYAYFLSLEKTNLEKAKSMAEKVVKKYPDNSTYLDTLAWVLFQMGNYSEAFTYMNRAIQAEKEPSGTLLEHYGDILYHLGKTKEAIDWWKKAEGSAEASKLLSQKIKEGKYHE, encoded by the coding sequence GTGAAACGCTATCTTCTTCTACTTTTTATCGGTTTGATGATTCTGAATCCAGGTTTTTCTTGGTCACAAACGAAGCTTTCTAAAAAAGAATCCAAACAAAAAGAGGCTTTGTCAAGGTCAAGCAGGTATTTCATCGAAGGTGAAAAGTCTTTGGTATTAGGCGATTTGGATAAGGCTTTCTTTTACCTCCAAAAAGCAGAGGACATTTACCCAAATCAACCTGCGGTTTCTTATAAAATTGCCGAGGTGCTTGTTCGCTCCAATCAAGCAGAAAAAGCTTTGCCTTATGCAGAGAAGGCAGCTTTAGCAGATCCTCAAAATAAATATTATGCGCTGATGGTCGCTGAGATTTACACCAATCTCAAGCAACCCCTCAAAGCGGCTGAAATTTTGGAACGATTAACGGCAGAAACCGAAGAAAACCAGCAATACAACTTGGATCTGGCTTCGATTTACCTCAATGCTGGAGAATTTGACAAAGCACTGGTAGTGCTGGACCGAGCTGAAGAATATTATGGAATCAGGGATCAATTCACCATTCAAAAACAACGGATTTACCTCCGTAAAAACAACCTCCAAGCCGCTATTACGGAAGGTGAAAAACTGATTGAGGCATTCCCTGGAAATCCAAACTACGTCCTGAACCTAGTTGAGATTCTATACAACAATGCAAAAGTAGATGACGCCCTAACCTTGGTTTTGGGAGAAATCAAAAAATATCCAAATCAGCCTGAATTACAAATGGCGGCCTACACACTGCTTAAAGAGAAAGGGCAGGTAGCTCGTGCGCAAACTTTTCTTTTCAGCGCCTTTGCCAACTCCGATCTTGATCCTGAGGTCAAGGCGAGGACCTATTCTTCCACTCTAAATGAATTTAAAAGCGCTGAACGGGAGCTTTTATTGGATAAAATGCAGGAGATTTTGCTGCAGGTAAATGGCGAAAACGCAGCGGTATTAGCAGCAATTGGTCAGCGTTTCGAGAAAGATCAAAACTTGCCTCTAGCAATTGAATTTTACAAGAAATCACTCCAAATCGACCCAAAAAATGCAAGCCTGTTGGAGCAGGTCATTCTTAACTCGTTTGGAGAAGGAGCAAATTTGAACCAATTGGAGACTTACACCCAACTTGCTGTAGATGAATATCCGGGTGTTGCTGAATTTTGGTTTTATGATGGAGTCGTAAAATCAGGATTGAAAAAGGACTCGACAGCATTGGTTTCACTTAAAAAGAGTTTGGAGCTAAATGCCGGAAAGAATACCCAGTTGGAACAAGTTGCCTTTAGTTCCTTGGGTAATAGTCTGTACAATCTGGGGGAGAAAGATTCCGCATTTGTCTATTTTGATAAGGCCTTGGCACTAAATCCCAATGACGAGCAAGTTCTAAACAACTACGCGTACTTTCTTTCTTTGGAAAAAACCAACCTTGAAAAAGCCAAATCCATGGCTGAAAAGGTGGTGAAAAAATATCCTGACAACTCTACTTATTTAGACACCTTGGCTTGGGTACTTTTTCAGATGGGAAATTACTCTGAGGCATTTACCTACATGAATCGAGCTATTCAAGCCGAGAAAGAACCAAGCGGCACACTTTTAGAGCATTACGGTGACATTCTTTACCATCTTGGAAAAACCAAAGAAGCCATCGATTGGTGGAAAAAAGCAGAAGGCTCTGCAGAGGCTTCAAAATTGCTTAGTCAAAAAATTAAAGAGGGAAAATACCATGAATAA
- a CDS encoding DUF4292 domain-containing protein, which produces MNKLQLILIFGIVFLLASCAKKTIPFESEGAMKEFTPVTAEYDYLSAKAKIVIEEESGKITRGTLNLRAKKDSVLWFTMSPGMGMEAIRGLVTQDKIQIRDRVGRDDVNLTYAEFDRLFGLKLSLELFQNVVWANIPHPFTFEDRLLRVGKKFELTQVRNGVRYFSKVETSHGKVSELVSNSLDDRGSVLATYPNFQEVEKQPFPAEVIFKIAYQLPEGSQNVIIHIEWTSMELTSESLSFPFRF; this is translated from the coding sequence ATGAATAAACTACAGCTGATTTTAATTTTTGGGATCGTATTCCTTCTGGCAAGCTGTGCCAAAAAAACCATTCCTTTCGAATCTGAAGGAGCCATGAAGGAGTTTACTCCTGTGACAGCTGAATATGATTATCTCAGTGCAAAGGCAAAAATTGTTATCGAGGAAGAATCAGGTAAAATCACAAGAGGCACCCTCAACCTTCGAGCTAAAAAAGACAGCGTTTTGTGGTTTACAATGTCCCCAGGAATGGGAATGGAGGCTATTCGAGGCCTAGTCACCCAAGATAAAATTCAAATCAGAGATCGTGTAGGTAGAGACGATGTGAACCTTACCTATGCTGAATTTGACCGACTTTTTGGATTGAAACTTTCCCTTGAACTGTTTCAAAATGTAGTGTGGGCCAATATCCCTCATCCGTTTACATTCGAGGACCGACTACTTCGAGTAGGTAAAAAATTTGAACTGACTCAAGTAAGAAATGGTGTTCGATACTTTTCTAAAGTAGAGACTTCCCATGGAAAAGTCTCTGAATTGGTGAGCAACTCCTTAGATGATCGAGGTTCTGTTTTGGCTACCTATCCCAACTTTCAGGAAGTTGAAAAGCAACCCTTTCCGGCTGAAGTAATTTTCAAAATCGCATATCAACTCCCAGAAGGAAGTCAGAATGTGATTATCCATATCGAATGGACTTCCATGGAATTAACTTCTGAATCATTGAGCTTTCCATTCCGATTCTAA